A single Pseudomonas sp. HN11 DNA region contains:
- a CDS encoding arginyltransferase translates to MTELARLKFYATQPHSCSYLPDEQATTLFLDPSQPMDVHVYADLSEMGFRRSGDHLYRPHCQNCNACVPARIPVAQFLPDRNQKRILKRNADLTVTPTKPRFTEEYFDLYQRYIEERHADGDMFPPSRDQFSTFLVRDLPFSRFYEFRADGRLVAVAVTDLLPNGLSAVYTFYEPTEERRSLGRYAILWQIGEALRLELEAVYLGYWIKNCKKMNYKTQYRPIELLINQRWVVVN, encoded by the coding sequence ATGACCGAGTTGGCGCGTTTGAAGTTTTATGCCACTCAACCCCACTCTTGCAGCTATCTGCCCGACGAGCAGGCCACCACACTGTTCCTCGACCCCAGCCAGCCTATGGACGTGCATGTGTATGCCGACCTGTCGGAGATGGGCTTTCGGCGCAGCGGTGATCATCTGTACCGGCCCCATTGCCAGAACTGCAATGCCTGCGTACCGGCACGCATCCCCGTGGCGCAGTTTCTACCGGACCGTAATCAGAAACGCATCCTCAAGCGCAATGCCGACCTGACGGTGACGCCGACCAAGCCACGGTTCACCGAAGAATACTTCGACCTTTACCAGCGCTATATCGAGGAGCGACACGCGGATGGCGATATGTTCCCGCCCAGCCGCGACCAGTTTTCCACATTCCTGGTACGTGACCTGCCCTTCTCGCGCTTCTATGAGTTTCGCGCCGACGGCCGGTTGGTGGCGGTAGCCGTAACCGATTTGCTGCCTAATGGCTTGTCGGCGGTCTACACCTTCTATGAGCCGACCGAAGAACGTCGTAGCCTTGGACGCTACGCAATCCTCTGGCAAATTGGCGAAGCTTTGCGCCTGGAATTGGAAGCGGTGTACCTCGGGTACTGGATCAAGAACTGCAAAAAGATGAACTACAAGACCCAATATCGGCCCATAGAACTGCTGATTAATCAAAGATGGGTCGTGGTTAACTAG
- the infA gene encoding translation initiation factor IF-1 codes for MSKEDSFEMEGTVVDTLPNTMFRVELENGHVVTAHISGKMRKNYIRILTGDKVRVELTPYDLSKGRITYRAR; via the coding sequence ATGTCGAAAGAAGACAGCTTCGAAATGGAAGGCACTGTCGTCGACACCCTGCCCAACACCATGTTTCGTGTGGAGTTGGAAAATGGGCACGTCGTAACCGCGCATATCTCCGGCAAGATGCGCAAGAACTACATTCGTATTCTTACCGGTGACAAAGTGCGCGTCGAGCTGACGCCCTATGACTTGAGCAAAGGGCGCATCACTTACCGCGCTCGCTAA
- the clpA gene encoding ATP-dependent Clp protease ATP-binding subunit ClpA — protein MLNRELEVTLNLAFKEARSKRHEFMTVEHLLLALLDNEAAATVLRACGANLDKLKHDLQEFIDSTTPLIPVHDEDRETQPTLGFQRVLQRAVFHVQSSGKREVTGANVLVAIFSEQESQAVFLLKQQSVARIDVVNYIAHGISKVPGHGDHSEGEQDMQDDEGGESSSSGNPLDAYASNLNELARQGRIDPLVGRELEVERVAQILARRRKNNPLLVGEAGVGKTAIAEGLAKRIVDNQVPDLLANSVVYSLDLGALLAGTKYRGDFEKRFKALLGELKKRPQAILFIDEIHTIIGAGAASGGVMDASNLLKPLLSSGDIRCIGSTTFQEFRGIFEKDRALARRFQKVDVSEPSVEDTIGILRGLKGRFEAHHGIEYTDEALRSAAELASRYINDRHMPDKAIDVIDEAGAYQRLQPVEKRVKRIDVPQVEDIVAKIARIPPKHVNSSDKELLRNLERDLKLTVFGQDAAIDALSTAIKLSRAGLKSPDKPVGSFLFAGPTGVGKTEAARQLAKAMGIELVRFDMSEYMERHTVSRLIGAPPGYVGFDQGGLLTEAITKQPHCVLLLDEIEKAHPEVFNLLLQVMDHGTLTDNNGRKADFRNVIVIMTTNAGAETAARASIGFSHQDHSSDAMEVIKKSFTPEFRNRLDTIIQFGRLSHEVIKSVVDKFLTELQAQLEDKRVQLDVTEAARSWIAEGGYDAAMGARPMARLIQDKIKRPLAEEILFGELSDHGGVVHIDLKDGELTFEFETTAEMA, from the coding sequence ATGTTAAACCGCGAGCTCGAAGTCACCCTCAATCTTGCCTTCAAGGAGGCTCGTTCGAAGCGTCATGAATTCATGACCGTCGAGCACCTGCTGCTGGCACTTTTGGACAATGAAGCTGCCGCCACCGTTTTGCGTGCGTGTGGCGCCAACCTCGACAAACTCAAGCATGACCTGCAGGAGTTTATCGACTCCACGACGCCACTTATTCCAGTCCACGATGAAGACCGTGAAACCCAGCCAACCCTGGGTTTCCAGCGGGTGCTTCAGCGTGCCGTGTTCCATGTTCAGAGCTCCGGTAAGCGTGAAGTCACAGGCGCCAATGTGCTTGTGGCGATTTTCAGCGAACAGGAAAGCCAGGCAGTGTTCCTGCTCAAACAGCAGAGCGTTGCCCGTATCGATGTCGTCAACTACATCGCCCACGGTATCTCCAAGGTGCCTGGGCACGGCGATCATTCGGAGGGTGAGCAGGATATGCAGGACGACGAAGGTGGTGAGTCTTCTTCTTCGGGCAATCCACTGGATGCCTATGCCAGCAACCTCAACGAACTGGCGCGCCAGGGGCGGATCGATCCGTTGGTGGGGCGTGAGCTTGAAGTTGAACGCGTGGCGCAGATCCTTGCACGTCGTCGCAAGAACAACCCGTTGCTGGTGGGTGAGGCTGGCGTGGGTAAGACCGCGATTGCCGAAGGCCTGGCCAAGCGCATCGTCGACAACCAGGTGCCGGACTTGCTGGCCAACAGCGTCGTCTACTCTCTTGACTTGGGCGCCTTGCTCGCCGGGACCAAGTACCGTGGCGATTTCGAGAAACGTTTCAAGGCGTTGCTCGGTGAGTTGAAGAAACGCCCGCAGGCGATCCTGTTCATTGATGAAATCCACACCATCATCGGTGCCGGTGCCGCGTCGGGTGGGGTGATGGATGCCTCCAACCTGCTCAAACCGCTGCTGTCGTCGGGTGATATCCGTTGCATTGGTTCGACTACGTTCCAGGAATTCCGTGGGATCTTTGAAAAAGACCGTGCCCTGGCGCGCCGCTTCCAGAAGGTTGACGTGTCCGAGCCTTCGGTTGAAGACACCATCGGCATCCTGCGCGGGCTCAAGGGGCGCTTTGAAGCGCACCATGGCATCGAGTACACCGATGAGGCCCTGCGTTCAGCCGCTGAGCTGGCGTCACGCTACATCAATGATCGTCACATGCCCGACAAGGCCATTGACGTGATTGACGAGGCGGGTGCCTATCAGCGTCTGCAGCCGGTTGAGAAGCGTGTGAAGCGCATCGACGTGCCTCAGGTCGAGGATATCGTGGCGAAGATCGCGCGGATTCCGCCTAAACACGTCAACAGTTCCGATAAGGAGCTGCTGCGTAACCTGGAGCGTGACCTCAAGCTCACCGTATTCGGCCAGGATGCGGCCATCGACGCGTTGTCCACCGCGATCAAGTTGTCGCGTGCGGGCCTCAAGTCGCCGGACAAGCCTGTCGGCTCGTTCCTGTTCGCAGGCCCGACCGGCGTCGGCAAGACCGAAGCGGCGCGGCAGTTGGCCAAGGCAATGGGTATTGAGCTGGTGCGTTTCGACATGTCCGAATACATGGAGCGTCACACCGTGTCGCGCCTGATCGGTGCGCCTCCGGGCTATGTCGGTTTCGACCAGGGCGGCCTGTTGACCGAGGCGATCACCAAGCAGCCGCATTGTGTATTGCTGCTTGATGAAATCGAGAAAGCGCATCCTGAAGTCTTCAACTTGCTGCTGCAGGTGATGGACCACGGAACCCTCACCGACAACAACGGGCGCAAGGCGGACTTCCGCAACGTGATCGTGATCATGACCACCAACGCGGGTGCCGAAACGGCCGCGCGGGCCTCGATCGGCTTCAGCCATCAGGATCACTCTTCCGATGCGATGGAAGTGATCAAGAAGAGCTTCACGCCAGAGTTCCGCAACCGCCTGGACACCATTATCCAGTTTGGTCGTCTCAGTCATGAGGTCATCAAAAGCGTGGTGGACAAGTTCCTCACCGAGCTTCAGGCGCAGCTGGAAGACAAGCGCGTGCAGTTGGATGTCACGGAAGCGGCGCGCAGTTGGATCGCCGAGGGCGGCTACGATGCGGCAATGGGCGCACGCCCAATGGCACGTCTGATCCAGGACAAGATCAAGCGGCCACTGGCCGAAGAGATCCTGTTTGGCGAGCTTTCCGACCATGGTGGCGTGGTACACATCGACCTGAAGGACGGCGAGCTGACCTTCGAGTTCGAAACCACGGCTGAAATGGCCTGA
- the clpS gene encoding ATP-dependent Clp protease adapter ClpS, protein MHANSQIRLTFNQDRPDQEHDDDGSAGIAVQEAKPALQAPPMYKVVLFNDDYTPMDFVVEVLEVFFNLNRELATKVMLAVHTEGRAVCGVFTRDIAETKAMQVNQYARESQHPLLCEIEKDG, encoded by the coding sequence ATGCATGCAAACAGCCAGATTCGACTAACATTCAATCAGGATCGACCGGATCAGGAACATGATGACGACGGTTCTGCAGGCATTGCTGTTCAGGAGGCCAAGCCTGCTCTACAGGCGCCGCCGATGTACAAGGTGGTTTTGTTCAATGATGACTACACACCGATGGATTTCGTGGTCGAAGTGCTCGAGGTGTTTTTTAACCTGAACCGCGAGTTGGCGACCAAGGTAATGCTGGCCGTTCACACAGAAGGACGGGCAGTATGTGGAGTGTTTACCCGCGACATCGCCGAGACAAAGGCCATGCAGGTCAACCAGTACGCCAGGGAAAGCCAGCATCCGCTACTCTGTGAAATCGAGAAGGACGGTTAA
- the cspD gene encoding cold shock domain-containing protein CspD, whose product MGMASGKVKWFNNAKGYGFINADGENEDLFAHYSAIKMEGYKTLKAGQPVSFEIIQGPKGKHAVEISAPVTIGTAKDGAAQKSKEQLA is encoded by the coding sequence ATGGGTATGGCAAGCGGTAAGGTCAAGTGGTTCAACAATGCCAAAGGGTACGGCTTCATTAATGCAGACGGCGAGAATGAAGACCTTTTTGCGCATTACTCAGCGATCAAAATGGAAGGTTATAAAACGCTGAAGGCGGGGCAGCCGGTCTCCTTTGAGATTATTCAGGGGCCCAAAGGCAAGCACGCAGTTGAAATCAGTGCGCCAGTCACCATCGGCACAGCAAAAGATGGCGCTGCTCAAAAATCAAAAGAGCAATTGGCCTAA
- the icd gene encoding NADP-dependent isocitrate dehydrogenase, giving the protein MGYKKIQVPAVGDKITVNADHSLNVPDQPIIPYIEGDGIGVDISPVMIKVVDAAVEKAYGGKRKISWMEVYAGEKATQVYDQDTWLPQETLDAVKDYVVSIKGPLTTPVGGGIRSLNVALRQQLDLYVCLRPVRWFEGVPSPVKKPGDVDMTIFRENSEDIYAGIEWKAGSPEAIKVIKFLKEEMGVTKIRFDQDCGIGVKPVSKEGTKRLARKALQYVVDNDRDSLTIVHKGNIMKFTEGAFKEWAYEVAAEEFGATLLDGGPWMQFKNPKTGKNVVVKDAIADAMLQQILLRPAEYDVIATLNLNGDYLSDALAAEVGGIGIAPGANLSDTVAMFEATHGTAPKYAGKDQVNPGSLILSAEMMLRHMGWTEAADLIIKGTNGAISAKTVTYDFERLMDGATLVSSSGFGDALISHM; this is encoded by the coding sequence ATGGGATACAAGAAGATTCAGGTTCCGGCAGTCGGCGATAAAATCACCGTCAATGCAGACCATTCTCTCAATGTTCCTGACCAACCGATCATCCCTTACATCGAAGGTGACGGTATCGGCGTCGACATCAGCCCGGTGATGATCAAGGTGGTCGACGCAGCTGTTGAAAAGGCCTACGGCGGCAAGCGCAAAATCTCCTGGATGGAGGTGTATGCCGGCGAAAAGGCCACTCAAGTCTACGACCAAGACACCTGGTTGCCCCAGGAAACCCTGGATGCGGTCAAGGACTACGTGGTTTCAATCAAGGGTCCGCTGACCACTCCCGTCGGTGGCGGCATCCGTTCGCTGAACGTGGCCCTGCGCCAACAGCTCGATCTGTATGTGTGCCTGCGCCCGGTGCGCTGGTTCGAAGGCGTGCCCAGCCCAGTCAAAAAGCCTGGCGATGTGGACATGACCATCTTCCGTGAAAACTCCGAAGACATTTACGCCGGTATCGAGTGGAAGGCCGGTTCGCCCGAAGCGATCAAGGTGATCAAGTTCCTGAAGGAAGAAATGGGCGTCACCAAGATCCGTTTCGACCAGGATTGCGGGATTGGCGTGAAGCCGGTCTCCAAGGAAGGGACCAAGCGCCTGGCGCGTAAAGCCCTGCAATATGTAGTGGATAACGACCGCGACTCACTGACCATCGTGCACAAAGGCAACATCATGAAGTTCACCGAAGGTGCCTTCAAGGAATGGGCCTACGAAGTGGCGGCCGAAGAATTTGGCGCCACACTGCTCGACGGCGGCCCTTGGATGCAGTTCAAGAACCCGAAGACCGGCAAGAACGTGGTGGTCAAGGACGCCATTGCCGACGCCATGCTCCAGCAGATCCTGCTGCGCCCCGCTGAATATGACGTGATCGCGACCCTCAACCTGAACGGCGACTACCTGTCTGATGCCCTGGCGGCAGAAGTGGGCGGTATCGGTATTGCGCCGGGGGCCAACCTGTCGGACACCGTGGCGATGTTCGAGGCGACACACGGTACTGCGCCCAAGTATGCGGGCAAGGATCAGGTCAATCCGGGATCGTTGATTTTGTCGGCGGAGATGATGCTGCGTCACATGGGATGGACCGAAGCAGCGGATTTGATCATCAAGGGCACCAATGGCGCGATTTCTGCCAAGACCGTGACGTATGACTTCGAGCGTCTGATGGACGGTGCCACCTTGGTATCTTCGTCAGGCTTCGGTGATGCGCTGATTTCACACATGTAA
- a CDS encoding NADP-dependent isocitrate dehydrogenase, whose amino-acid sequence MPTRSKIIYTFTDEAPALATYSLLPIVEAFTASADIAVETRDISLAARILASFPEQLGAKAIPDHLAELGDLAVTPEANIIKLPNISASTPQLQAAIKELQAQGYALPDYPETVTTDAEKETRARYDKVKGSAVNPVLREGNSDRRAPLSVKNYARKHPHKMGAWAADSKSHIAHMNTGDFYGSEKAVQIEAADTVKIELIAQDGTATVLKEKTSVQAGEIIDTAVLSKKALRAFIAAEIEDAKKQGVLLSVHLKATMMKVSDPIMFGQIVAEFYKDALTKHATVLEQIGFNLNNGIGDLYARIKALPAEQQAQIEADIQAVYAARPSLAMVNSDKGITNLHVPSDVIVDASMPAMIRDSGKMWGTDGQLHDTKAVIPDRCYATIYQAVIEDCKANGAFDPTTMGSVPNVGLMAKKAEEYGSHDKTFQIKADGVVRVTDSKGNLLMEQKVEAGDIFRMCQTKDAPIQDWVKLAVNRARASNTPAIFWLDPKRAHDGVVVEKVQAYLKDHNTEGLDIRIMSPVEAMKFTLERTRKGLDTISVTGNVLRDYLTDLFPIMELGTSAKMLSIVPLMNGGGLFETGAGGSAPKHVQQLVEENFLRWDSLGEFLALAASLEHLGVTYNNPKALVLSKTLDQATGQFLDNNKSPSRKVGNIDNRGSHFYLALYWAQALAAQTEDTALQAQFGELAKTLTANEATIVAELNAVQGKPVDIGGYYAPNPELTGKAMRPSNTLNAAIAKLK is encoded by the coding sequence ATGCCCACCCGCTCGAAGATCATCTACACCTTCACCGACGAAGCCCCGGCCCTCGCCACCTATTCACTGCTGCCTATCGTAGAGGCCTTCACCGCTTCCGCTGATATTGCCGTGGAAACCCGCGACATCTCCCTCGCCGCGCGCATCCTCGCAAGCTTCCCCGAGCAACTGGGCGCCAAGGCTATCCCGGACCACCTCGCCGAACTGGGCGACCTGGCCGTTACGCCTGAAGCCAACATCATCAAGCTGCCTAACATCAGCGCCTCGACCCCGCAGTTGCAAGCCGCGATCAAGGAACTGCAGGCCCAGGGCTACGCCCTGCCGGACTACCCGGAAACCGTAACCACCGACGCGGAAAAAGAAACCCGTGCACGTTACGACAAGGTCAAGGGCAGCGCCGTGAACCCGGTACTGCGCGAAGGCAACTCCGACCGCCGCGCACCGTTGTCGGTCAAGAACTATGCACGCAAGCACCCGCACAAAATGGGCGCCTGGGCTGCCGACTCCAAGTCGCACATTGCCCACATGAACACTGGCGATTTCTACGGCAGCGAAAAAGCCGTACAGATCGAAGCGGCTGACACTGTCAAAATCGAGCTGATCGCCCAGGACGGCACCGCCACTGTCCTTAAGGAAAAGACTTCGGTACAGGCCGGCGAAATCATCGACACCGCTGTACTGAGCAAGAAAGCCCTGCGCGCGTTCATCGCCGCTGAAATCGAAGACGCCAAGAAACAAGGCGTGCTGCTGTCGGTTCACCTGAAAGCCACCATGATGAAGGTCTCCGACCCGATCATGTTCGGCCAGATCGTTGCCGAGTTCTATAAAGACGCCCTGACCAAGCATGCCACCGTGCTGGAGCAGATCGGCTTCAACCTGAACAACGGCATCGGCGATCTGTACGCGCGCATCAAGGCCCTGCCGGCCGAGCAGCAAGCGCAGATCGAAGCTGACATCCAGGCCGTTTACGCGGCTCGCCCTTCCCTGGCGATGGTCAACTCCGACAAAGGCATCACCAACCTGCACGTGCCGAGCGACGTGATCGTCGACGCCTCGATGCCGGCCATGATCCGTGACTCCGGCAAAATGTGGGGCACCGATGGCCAGTTGCACGACACCAAGGCCGTGATCCCGGATCGCTGCTACGCCACCATCTATCAGGCGGTCATCGAAGACTGCAAGGCCAATGGCGCTTTCGACCCGACCACCATGGGCAGCGTGCCGAACGTTGGCCTGATGGCGAAGAAAGCCGAAGAGTACGGCTCCCACGACAAGACCTTCCAGATCAAGGCTGACGGCGTAGTGCGCGTCACCGACAGCAAGGGCAACCTGCTGATGGAACAGAAAGTTGAAGCCGGCGACATCTTCCGCATGTGCCAGACCAAAGACGCGCCGATCCAGGACTGGGTCAAACTGGCCGTCAACCGCGCCCGCGCCAGCAACACCCCGGCCATTTTCTGGCTGGACCCCAAGCGTGCACACGACGGGGTCGTGGTCGAGAAAGTTCAGGCTTATCTGAAAGATCACAACACCGAAGGCCTGGACATCCGCATCATGTCGCCAGTCGAAGCGATGAAGTTCACCCTGGAGCGCACCCGCAAGGGCCTGGACACCATCTCGGTGACCGGTAACGTGCTGCGTGACTACCTGACCGACCTGTTCCCGATCATGGAACTGGGCACCAGCGCCAAGATGCTGTCCATCGTGCCACTGATGAACGGCGGTGGCCTGTTCGAAACCGGCGCCGGCGGTTCGGCACCGAAGCACGTGCAGCAACTGGTTGAAGAGAACTTCCTGCGCTGGGATTCCCTGGGCGAGTTCCTGGCCCTGGCCGCTTCCCTTGAGCACCTGGGTGTGACGTACAACAACCCGAAAGCCCTGGTACTGTCCAAGACCCTGGACCAGGCCACCGGCCAGTTCCTCGACAACAACAAGTCGCCATCGCGCAAAGTCGGCAACATCGACAACCGTGGCAGCCACTTCTACCTGGCGCTGTACTGGGCTCAAGCCCTGGCCGCCCAGACTGAAGACACTGCACTGCAAGCGCAGTTCGGCGAACTGGCCAAGACCCTGACCGCGAACGAAGCAACCATCGTTGCCGAACTCAACGCCGTCCAGGGCAAGCCAGTGGACATTGGCGGCTACTACGCGCCGAACCCGGAGCTGACAGGCAAGGCCATGCGTCCGAGCAACACCCTCAATGCGGCGATTGCCAAGTTGAAGTAA
- a CDS encoding NUDIX hydrolase — protein MTWQPHITVATIVEDNGRFLMVEELKGGRAVLNQPAGHLDPNETLTEAAVRETLEETGWDVEATGILGIYLYTAPSNGVTYQRVCFIAKALKHRSDYPLDEGILRARWLTRDELMDLRDDWRSELIIRCIDDYLAGHCHSLELIRPSL, from the coding sequence ATGACCTGGCAACCCCACATCACCGTCGCCACCATTGTCGAAGACAACGGCCGCTTCCTGATGGTCGAGGAACTCAAGGGCGGCCGTGCCGTGCTCAACCAGCCCGCCGGCCACCTGGATCCAAATGAAACCCTGACCGAAGCAGCCGTGCGCGAGACCCTCGAAGAAACCGGCTGGGACGTCGAAGCCACCGGTATCCTCGGCATTTACCTGTACACCGCCCCCAGCAATGGCGTGACCTATCAAAGAGTCTGCTTTATTGCCAAAGCCCTGAAACACCGTTCGGACTACCCACTCGACGAAGGCATCCTGCGTGCCCGCTGGCTGACCCGTGACGAACTGATGGACCTGCGCGACGACTGGCGCAGCGAGCTGATCATCCGCTGTATCGATGATTATCTGGCCGGCCACTGCCACAGCCTCGAATTGATCCGCCCTTCTCTTTAG
- the mnmA gene encoding tRNA 2-thiouridine(34) synthase MnmA: protein MRDPAPSDIQKKRVIVGMSGGVDSSVSAVLLMEQGYEVEGLFMKNWEEDDGTEYCTAMDDLADAQAVCDKIGIKLHTANFAAEYWDNVFEHFLAEYKAGRTPNPDILCNREIKFKAFLDYAMMLGADLIATGHYVRRRDIDGRTELLKGLDPNKDQSYFLHAVGGEQIAKTLFPVGELEKPEVRKIAEQHGLATAKKKDSTGICFIGERRFSDFLKQYLPAQPGEIKTTEGDVIGRHHGLMYHTIGQRQGLGIGGLKDAGEEPWYVLIKDLENNELIVGQGNEHPLLFSGALLASEIYWVNPIDLSSPRRLTAKVRYRQSDQPCTLEKTATGYRATFDDPQRAVTPGQSVVFYDGEICLGGGVIEVAEAWSKSA from the coding sequence ATGCGTGATCCAGCCCCTTCTGACATACAAAAGAAGCGCGTCATCGTCGGCATGTCCGGCGGCGTGGATTCTTCCGTTTCCGCCGTTCTGCTCATGGAGCAGGGTTATGAGGTGGAAGGCCTGTTCATGAAGAACTGGGAAGAAGACGATGGAACGGAATACTGCACCGCCATGGACGACCTGGCTGACGCCCAGGCCGTGTGCGACAAGATCGGTATCAAGCTGCACACCGCCAACTTCGCCGCCGAGTACTGGGACAACGTGTTCGAGCACTTCCTGGCCGAATACAAGGCAGGCCGCACGCCGAACCCGGATATCCTGTGCAACCGCGAGATCAAGTTCAAGGCATTCCTCGACTACGCCATGATGCTCGGCGCCGACCTGATCGCCACTGGCCACTATGTGCGCCGCCGCGATATCGATGGTCGCACCGAACTGCTCAAGGGCCTGGACCCGAACAAGGACCAGAGCTACTTCCTGCACGCCGTCGGCGGTGAACAGATCGCCAAGACGTTGTTCCCGGTGGGCGAGCTGGAAAAACCCGAAGTGCGCAAGATCGCCGAGCAACACGGCCTGGCCACTGCCAAGAAGAAGGACTCCACGGGAATCTGCTTTATCGGCGAGCGCCGATTCAGCGACTTCCTCAAGCAGTACCTACCGGCGCAACCGGGTGAAATCAAAACCACGGAAGGCGACGTCATTGGCCGCCACCATGGCCTGATGTACCACACCATCGGCCAGCGTCAGGGCCTGGGCATCGGCGGTTTGAAAGACGCTGGTGAAGAGCCGTGGTACGTGCTGATCAAAGATCTTGAGAACAACGAGCTGATCGTCGGCCAGGGCAACGAGCACCCGCTGCTGTTCTCCGGCGCCCTGCTTGCCTCCGAGATCTATTGGGTCAACCCGATCGACCTGAGCTCCCCGCGCCGCCTGACCGCCAAGGTGCGTTATCGCCAGAGCGACCAGCCCTGCACGCTGGAAAAAACCGCTACAGGCTATCGCGCCACGTTTGATGATCCGCAACGCGCGGTCACACCTGGCCAGTCCGTAGTGTTCTATGACGGCGAAATCTGCCTGGGCGGCGGCGTGATTGAAGTGGCAGAAGCCTGGAGCAAATCGGCATGA
- the hflD gene encoding high frequency lysogenization protein HflD — protein sequence MSPTQEQLTALGGVFLAAVLVDKIAKTGQVTEAGLTCMLGSLLIRDPKDTLEVYGGDDLALREGYRALIGALERDPSTLQREPLRYALSMLGLERQLAKRDDMLEVIGKRLPQIQSQVEHFGPAHENVIAACGALYQDTLSTLRQRIQVHGDMRNLQQPNNASKIRALLLAGIRSARLWRQLGGHRWQLVISRRKLLKELYPLMRNE from the coding sequence ATGAGCCCGACCCAGGAGCAATTGACGGCATTGGGCGGGGTTTTCCTCGCCGCCGTACTGGTGGACAAAATTGCCAAGACCGGCCAAGTCACTGAAGCGGGCCTGACCTGCATGCTCGGCAGCTTGTTGATCCGCGACCCCAAGGACACCCTGGAAGTCTACGGCGGCGATGATCTCGCCCTGCGCGAAGGCTATCGTGCCCTGATCGGTGCTCTGGAGCGTGATCCGAGCACTTTGCAGCGCGAGCCGTTGCGCTACGCCCTGTCGATGCTCGGCCTGGAGCGTCAACTGGCCAAGCGTGACGACATGCTCGAGGTCATCGGCAAGCGCCTGCCGCAGATCCAGTCCCAGGTGGAACACTTCGGTCCGGCCCACGAAAACGTGATCGCGGCCTGTGGCGCGCTGTACCAGGACACCTTGAGCACCTTGCGCCAGCGCATCCAGGTGCACGGCGACATGCGCAACCTGCAACAACCGAACAACGCCTCGAAAATCCGCGCCCTGCTGCTGGCCGGTATTCGTTCGGCGCGGTTGTGGCGTCAGTTGGGCGGTCATCGTTGGCAATTGGTGATCAGCCGCCGCAAATTGCTCAAAGAGCTTTACCCGTTGATGCGCAACGAATAA